In Arthrobacter sp. B3I9, the following are encoded in one genomic region:
- a CDS encoding sugar phosphate isomerase/epimerase, whose protein sequence is MPRPYTLFTGQWADLPFEEVARLASGWGYDGLEIAVSGDHLDAWRWDEPGYVESKLAVLEKYNLKVWAISNHLKGQAVCDDPIDFRHEAIVGSKVWGDGDPEGVRQRAAEEMQQTARLAKALGVDTVVGFTGSSIWQYVAMFPPVPEKVIEAGYQDFADRWNPILDVFDECGVRFAHEVHPSEIAYDYWTTVRTLEAIGHREAFGLNWDPSHFMWQGIDPVSFIWDFKDRIYHVDCKDTKLRPTGRNTVMGSHLPWGDPRRGWDFVSAGRGDVPWESSFRALAAIGYTGPISIEWEDAGMDRLHGAPEALAALRKFDFPPPSASFDAAFKQ, encoded by the coding sequence ATGCCCCGCCCTTACACACTGTTCACCGGCCAGTGGGCCGACCTGCCCTTCGAGGAAGTCGCGCGGCTCGCCTCCGGCTGGGGCTACGACGGACTGGAAATCGCCGTCTCCGGCGACCACCTGGACGCCTGGCGCTGGGACGAGCCCGGCTACGTCGAATCCAAGCTCGCCGTGCTGGAAAAATACAACCTCAAGGTCTGGGCCATCTCCAACCACCTCAAAGGCCAGGCCGTCTGCGATGACCCCATCGACTTCCGCCACGAAGCCATCGTCGGGTCCAAGGTCTGGGGCGACGGCGACCCCGAAGGCGTCCGTCAGCGCGCGGCGGAGGAGATGCAGCAGACCGCACGGCTCGCCAAGGCACTGGGCGTGGACACCGTCGTCGGGTTCACCGGCTCCTCCATCTGGCAGTACGTCGCGATGTTCCCGCCCGTCCCGGAAAAGGTGATCGAGGCCGGCTACCAGGACTTCGCCGACCGCTGGAACCCCATCCTGGACGTCTTCGACGAGTGCGGCGTCCGCTTCGCCCACGAAGTCCACCCCTCCGAGATCGCATACGACTACTGGACCACCGTCCGCACCCTCGAAGCGATCGGCCACCGCGAGGCATTCGGGCTGAACTGGGACCCGTCCCACTTCATGTGGCAAGGCATCGACCCGGTCTCCTTCATCTGGGACTTCAAGGACCGGATCTACCACGTCGACTGCAAAGACACCAAGCTCCGCCCTACCGGCCGGAACACCGTGATGGGATCGCACCTGCCCTGGGGCGACCCGCGCCGCGGGTGGGACTTCGTCTCCGCCGGCCGTGGCGACGTCCCCTGGGAATCCTCCTTCCGCGCCCTCGCTGCGATCGGCTACACCGGCCCCATCTCGATCGAATGGGAGGACGCCGGCATGGACCGCCTGCACGGCGCTCCGGAAGCCCTGGCCGCCCTCAGGAAGTTCGACTTCCCCCCACCGAGCGCCTCCTTCGACGCCGCCTTCAAGCAGTAG
- a CDS encoding GNAT family N-acetyltransferase — translation MMHVIRTATTDDAGRLAELAAVTFPLACPPGSDPEDIAAHLASALSPDNFRAYLADPSVTVLVIDAGGRLRGYSMLVKRPATDPDVVSALAILPSVELSKCYVHPEHHGLGAAAELMRASLAAAAESGGKGVWLGVNSQNARAIRFYEKSGFRRVGTKSFKLGSTVEHDFVMERAVQP, via the coding sequence ATGATGCACGTAATAAGGACAGCAACCACGGACGACGCCGGCCGCCTGGCCGAGCTGGCCGCCGTCACCTTCCCGCTCGCCTGTCCGCCCGGTTCGGACCCCGAGGACATCGCGGCGCACCTGGCCAGCGCGCTCAGCCCGGACAACTTCCGCGCTTATCTGGCCGACCCGTCGGTGACCGTGCTGGTGATCGACGCGGGCGGCAGGCTGCGTGGTTACAGCATGTTGGTGAAGCGTCCGGCTACAGATCCGGATGTTGTTTCCGCGTTGGCAATCCTGCCGTCAGTGGAACTCAGCAAGTGCTATGTGCACCCGGAGCACCACGGACTAGGTGCCGCTGCGGAGCTGATGCGTGCCAGCCTGGCGGCGGCTGCCGAGTCTGGCGGGAAGGGCGTCTGGCTGGGAGTCAACAGCCAAAACGCCCGGGCCATCCGGTTCTACGAGAAATCAGGGTTCCGCAGGGTCGGCACGAAATCCTTCAAGCTCGGGAGCACGGTGGAACACGACTTTGTGATGGAGCGCGCGGTCCAGCCCTGA
- a CDS encoding DsbA family protein: MKIEIWSDVACPWCYIGKRRFETALAAFPHRESVEVTWRSYQLDPTVPDHYDGTELDYLSTRKGMAPDQVSQMFEHVAAQAKGEGLNYRFDDVVVANSFTAHRLIHLAAAHGKQDAAKERLLNDHFEHGKDIGNEEYLTSVGLDLGIDAGDVAELFSTAKYADDVRQDFAEARALGITGVPFFVIDRKFGLSGAQPADTFTAALEQAWQESNPLVLVNSAGDGAGEACGPAGCSH, encoded by the coding sequence ATGAAGATTGAGATCTGGTCCGACGTGGCCTGCCCCTGGTGCTACATCGGCAAGCGCCGCTTTGAAACCGCCCTGGCGGCCTTCCCGCACCGCGAGTCCGTGGAGGTGACGTGGCGCAGCTACCAGCTGGATCCCACCGTTCCGGACCACTACGACGGCACCGAACTGGACTACCTGAGCACGCGCAAGGGCATGGCCCCGGACCAGGTCTCGCAGATGTTCGAACACGTGGCCGCCCAGGCCAAAGGCGAGGGCCTGAACTACCGCTTTGACGACGTCGTGGTGGCCAACAGCTTCACAGCCCACCGGCTCATCCACCTCGCCGCCGCCCACGGCAAGCAGGACGCTGCAAAGGAACGGCTGCTCAACGACCACTTCGAGCACGGCAAGGACATCGGCAACGAGGAGTACCTCACGTCCGTGGGCCTGGACCTCGGCATCGACGCCGGCGACGTGGCGGAGCTGTTCAGCACCGCCAAATACGCCGACGACGTCCGCCAGGACTTTGCGGAGGCCCGGGCCCTGGGCATCACCGGGGTCCCCTTTTTCGTGATCGACCGCAAGTTCGGGCTCTCCGGCGCCCAGCCTGCCGACACCTTCACGGCAGCTCTCGAACAGGCGTGGCAGGAAAGCAACCCGCTGGTGCTGGTCAATTCGGCCGGCGACGGAGCCGGAGAGGCCTGCGGCCCGGCCGGCTGCTCCCACTGA
- a CDS encoding carbohydrate kinase, with product MDYLKTARHDAHQTLDVMVVGEALMDVVTTSHGRVEHPGGSPANVAYGLGRLGVTTGLLTAIAPDARGISIENHLRSAGVRLLPGSKSLTRTASATATLEPDGSARYDFDISWHLVPTAPAYFPKILHTGSIATFLSPGAGAVKSLLEQAHKHCMITYDPNIRPALLGSHAEAKATFEELVPLTDVVKLSNEDAHWLYPQKSLDETAAHILGLGTKLTVMTKGADGSHFTTPAANISIPAVKSKVADTIGAGDSYMSALILGFLTQGTEGFAPAVLEQLGHTAAAAAAITVQRPGANPPNLQELDLAIEAHSAAQYVGF from the coding sequence ATGGATTACCTCAAGACAGCCCGGCATGACGCTCACCAGACCCTTGACGTCATGGTCGTAGGCGAAGCGCTGATGGACGTGGTCACGACCTCACACGGCCGAGTGGAACACCCGGGCGGCTCGCCCGCCAATGTCGCCTACGGACTCGGCCGCCTCGGCGTGACCACAGGTCTGCTCACGGCCATCGCCCCGGACGCCCGCGGGATCTCCATCGAAAACCATCTCCGCAGCGCAGGGGTCAGACTTCTACCCGGATCGAAATCACTCACCCGGACAGCCTCGGCAACAGCAACCCTTGAACCGGATGGCTCCGCCAGGTACGACTTCGACATCTCCTGGCACCTTGTCCCAACAGCACCCGCCTACTTCCCGAAGATACTGCACACCGGGTCCATCGCTACTTTCCTGAGCCCCGGTGCCGGCGCCGTGAAATCCCTGCTCGAACAGGCCCACAAACACTGCATGATCACCTATGACCCGAACATCCGCCCAGCCCTGCTCGGCAGCCATGCAGAAGCGAAAGCCACCTTCGAAGAGCTCGTACCGTTAACCGACGTCGTCAAACTCAGCAACGAGGACGCCCACTGGCTTTACCCCCAAAAAAGCCTGGACGAAACCGCAGCCCACATCCTCGGACTGGGCACCAAGTTGACCGTCATGACCAAGGGCGCCGACGGCTCACACTTCACCACCCCCGCCGCCAACATCAGCATCCCGGCCGTGAAATCGAAAGTCGCAGACACCATCGGCGCCGGCGACTCCTACATGTCCGCTCTAATCCTGGGCTTCCTCACCCAAGGAACCGAAGGCTTCGCCCCGGCTGTCCTGGAACAGCTTGGCCACACCGCAGCTGCAGCCGCGGCCATTACCGTTCAACGCCCGGGAGCGAACCCTCCGAACCTGCAAGAACTCGACCTGGCAATCGAGGCACATTCCGCCGCCCAATACGTCGGTTTCTGA
- a CDS encoding ATP-binding cassette domain-containing protein has protein sequence MTMTESAASHVTTREPILQARNLVKTFGRVVGLDGVSLDLYPGEVLAIIGDNGAGKSTLIKCLTGAEVPDSGELFVSGQPVHFKRPQDARVHGIETVYQNLAVSPALDVASNLFLGREERRAGLLGSVFRMLDTQGMRKKARQELTRLGISTLQDVTVPVENLSGGQRQAVAVARAAAFGSKVVVLDEPTAALGVRESNQVLQLVRDLRDRGLPVILISHNMPHVFDVADRIHVQRLGKCAATITPQSHTMTDAVAIMTGAATA, from the coding sequence ATGACCATGACAGAATCTGCAGCCTCCCACGTCACCACCCGCGAGCCCATCCTGCAGGCCCGCAACCTCGTCAAGACGTTCGGCCGCGTCGTGGGCCTGGACGGCGTCAGCCTGGACCTGTACCCGGGCGAAGTCCTGGCGATCATCGGGGACAACGGTGCAGGAAAATCAACCCTGATCAAGTGCCTCACCGGAGCAGAAGTCCCGGATTCCGGGGAGCTCTTTGTGTCGGGACAGCCCGTGCACTTCAAGCGGCCGCAGGACGCGAGGGTCCACGGAATCGAAACCGTGTACCAAAACCTGGCGGTCTCCCCGGCCCTGGACGTCGCCTCCAACCTGTTCCTGGGACGGGAGGAACGGCGCGCGGGACTCCTCGGGAGCGTTTTCCGGATGCTCGACACCCAAGGCATGCGCAAGAAGGCCCGGCAGGAGCTGACCCGGCTGGGCATCTCCACGCTGCAGGACGTGACTGTGCCGGTGGAGAACCTGTCCGGCGGCCAGCGCCAGGCTGTCGCTGTGGCCCGCGCCGCGGCGTTCGGTTCAAAGGTGGTCGTGCTGGATGAACCGACGGCGGCCCTGGGCGTCCGGGAATCCAACCAGGTCCTGCAGTTGGTCCGTGACCTGCGGGACCGCGGCCTGCCGGTGATCCTGATCAGCCACAACATGCCCCACGTGTTTGACGTCGCGGACAGGATCCATGTCCAGCGCCTCGGCAAGTGCGCCGCCACCATCACGCCGCAATCACACACCATGACCGATGCAGTTGCGATCATGACCGGTGCAGCCACCGCTTGA
- a CDS encoding ABC transporter permease produces the protein MTQQQTAGPPSAGQADLAEEFLDRQTPLSRIRNILHRYPAVSPALVLLIAVVVFGLLNDRFLRVENLSLITQQVSVVGTLAIAQTLIILTAGIDLSVGAVMILSSMVVAQLAVNNGLPAPVALLAGLIVGLAAGALNGFLVTRFRLPPFIVTLGTLNIFIALTLLYSNGATVRGSAMPALLTWTGTTFPVGPVRISTGVVVMLLLYIAIAFILGKTAWGRHVYAVGDDKEAARLAGIAVNRVLMSVYLAAGAVLAIGAWIQIGRTNAASPNAGVDLNLDSITAVVIGGTSLFGGRGSVWGTLLGALIVGVFRNGLSLAGLDVLYQTLAVGVLIILAVSIDQWIRKVKS, from the coding sequence GTGACCCAGCAACAAACTGCCGGCCCGCCCAGTGCCGGGCAAGCCGATCTGGCGGAGGAATTCCTTGACCGCCAGACACCGCTTAGCCGGATACGCAATATCCTTCACCGCTACCCCGCTGTCAGCCCCGCACTCGTACTTCTCATCGCAGTGGTCGTGTTCGGCCTCCTCAATGACAGGTTCTTGCGGGTTGAAAACCTCTCCCTCATTACCCAGCAGGTTTCCGTCGTCGGCACCCTGGCCATCGCCCAGACCCTCATCATCCTGACCGCCGGCATTGACCTGTCCGTCGGTGCCGTCATGATCCTTTCCTCCATGGTCGTGGCCCAGCTCGCCGTCAACAACGGACTGCCCGCGCCTGTTGCCCTGCTCGCAGGCCTGATTGTCGGACTCGCCGCCGGAGCCCTGAACGGGTTCCTCGTCACCAGATTCCGGCTCCCCCCGTTCATCGTCACCCTGGGTACGCTGAACATCTTCATCGCCCTGACTCTGCTCTATTCCAACGGAGCGACAGTGCGCGGCTCGGCCATGCCGGCCCTGCTCACCTGGACCGGAACCACGTTCCCGGTAGGCCCTGTCAGGATCTCCACCGGCGTCGTCGTGATGCTCCTGCTCTACATCGCGATCGCGTTCATCCTCGGAAAAACCGCCTGGGGCCGGCACGTCTACGCCGTGGGCGATGACAAGGAAGCCGCCCGCCTGGCCGGCATCGCCGTAAACAGGGTCCTCATGAGCGTCTACCTCGCCGCCGGCGCCGTCCTGGCCATCGGCGCCTGGATCCAGATCGGCCGAACCAATGCCGCCAGCCCCAACGCCGGAGTGGACCTGAACCTGGACTCCATCACCGCCGTCGTCATCGGCGGAACCAGCCTCTTCGGCGGCCGCGGCTCCGTCTGGGGAACCCTCCTCGGCGCCCTGATCGTGGGTGTCTTCCGCAACGGCCTCTCCCTCGCCGGGCTGGACGTTTTGTACCAGACCCTTGCAGTGGGCGTCCTGATCATCCTCGCTGTGTCCATCGACCAGTGGATCCGAAAGGTCAAGTCATGA
- a CDS encoding substrate-binding domain-containing protein codes for MLSSKAPRSTATRLFAAGAVLTLGSLSLSACGGSSTSTSSTGSSSAEKVGVSLIVKTTTNPYFVSMQDGAKKAAEAGGVDLKLAAGKADGDEDTQIQAIENAISKGDKGILITPNGPSVVDALKKAKDAGLFVIALDTVPDPADAADITFATDNFAAGELIGKWTAAQLDGKKATIALVDLFDDKVVSVDYNRDQGFLTGLGIDTADKKKNGDEAKTGKYTGGKGGDYEIVGSQASQGAEDGGRTAMETLLAKNPNINVVYTINEPAAAGAYEALKAAGKEKDILVVSIDGGCPGVNNVKSGVIGATAQQYPVKMAELGVKAIVDLAKTGQKPANSPGLDFYNTGVELVTDKPADGVKSITTTQASDICWGK; via the coding sequence ATGTTGAGTTCCAAAGCACCCCGTTCAACGGCCACCCGCCTGTTCGCTGCAGGAGCAGTGCTGACCCTGGGATCGCTCAGTCTTTCAGCCTGTGGAGGAAGTTCCACGTCCACATCTTCAACAGGAAGCTCTTCCGCTGAAAAAGTCGGCGTCTCCCTGATCGTCAAGACCACGACAAACCCGTACTTCGTCTCCATGCAGGACGGGGCGAAGAAGGCAGCCGAAGCCGGCGGTGTGGACCTTAAGCTCGCAGCCGGCAAAGCTGACGGCGATGAGGATACCCAGATCCAGGCCATCGAGAACGCCATCTCCAAGGGCGACAAGGGCATCCTGATCACCCCCAACGGCCCCTCCGTGGTGGACGCCCTGAAGAAGGCCAAGGACGCCGGTCTCTTCGTCATCGCCCTGGACACGGTGCCGGACCCCGCCGACGCAGCCGACATCACCTTCGCCACAGACAACTTCGCCGCCGGCGAGCTGATCGGCAAATGGACAGCAGCCCAGCTGGACGGGAAGAAAGCGACCATTGCCCTCGTCGACCTCTTTGACGACAAGGTCGTCTCGGTGGACTACAACCGGGACCAGGGCTTCCTGACCGGGCTAGGTATCGACACCGCGGACAAGAAGAAGAACGGCGACGAAGCCAAGACCGGCAAGTACACCGGAGGTAAGGGCGGCGACTACGAGATTGTGGGCAGCCAGGCCTCCCAAGGCGCCGAGGACGGCGGACGCACCGCCATGGAAACCCTCCTCGCCAAGAACCCCAATATCAACGTCGTATACACCATCAATGAACCTGCAGCCGCTGGTGCTTACGAGGCGCTGAAGGCCGCCGGCAAGGAAAAGGACATATTGGTGGTCTCGATTGACGGCGGCTGCCCCGGCGTGAACAACGTCAAGTCCGGCGTAATCGGCGCCACAGCCCAGCAGTACCCGGTCAAAATGGCCGAACTGGGCGTCAAGGCCATCGTCGACCTCGCCAAGACCGGCCAGAAACCGGCCAACTCACCGGGCCTGGACTTCTACAACACCGGCGTCGAGCTCGTCACGGACAAGCCGGCCGACGGCGTCAAGAGCATCACTACCACCCAGGCCTCCGACATCTGCTGGGGAAAGTAA
- a CDS encoding LacI family DNA-binding transcriptional regulator: MRHVAALAGVGIKTVSRVINDEPGVSEATRDKVLSASRQLNYQLDMAAGSLRRAGRRTLSVGLLLPSVSNPFSGEINRAMEDALGARGIAVFAASLDDDPKREQAIVTAFLGRRVDGLILTPIARSQAYVIPEHSRDLPLVFIDREPVGLEADTVVTDNAAGAARAAAHLMSHGHTRLAYLGDRTDIQTARERRRGFVEEIGRQGIPTSTIPVRENLHDEESARLAALELLTAAEPPTAIFSSQNLITFGAMRALRELGLSNRVALIGFDDFTLADMMDPGVTVIAQHPERIGKLAAERLLARIDGDNQAPHTYVVPSELIQRGSGEIRPPA; the protein is encoded by the coding sequence ATGCGCCATGTGGCTGCGCTTGCGGGCGTCGGAATTAAGACCGTCTCGCGGGTGATCAATGATGAACCTGGCGTGTCGGAAGCCACTCGGGACAAGGTGCTCAGCGCTTCCCGTCAACTGAACTACCAGCTGGACATGGCCGCCGGCAGTCTGCGGCGCGCGGGTAGGCGGACACTCTCCGTCGGGCTCTTGCTGCCCAGTGTCTCCAACCCGTTCAGTGGCGAGATCAACCGGGCCATGGAAGATGCACTGGGTGCAAGGGGAATAGCGGTTTTCGCGGCGAGCCTCGATGATGACCCCAAGCGGGAGCAGGCCATAGTTACAGCATTCCTTGGCAGGCGCGTCGACGGACTAATCCTCACTCCGATCGCAAGGAGCCAGGCATATGTGATCCCGGAGCATTCCCGTGACCTGCCATTGGTCTTCATCGACCGCGAACCGGTAGGACTAGAAGCAGACACCGTCGTGACCGACAACGCAGCAGGTGCCGCGCGGGCCGCTGCTCACCTCATGAGCCACGGCCACACCAGGCTCGCCTATCTGGGGGACCGCACAGACATCCAGACCGCCCGGGAACGCCGACGGGGGTTTGTTGAAGAGATCGGCCGGCAGGGCATACCCACGTCAACGATTCCCGTGCGTGAAAACCTTCACGATGAAGAATCGGCGAGGCTGGCCGCATTGGAGCTTCTCACCGCTGCAGAACCCCCGACGGCCATCTTCTCCAGTCAGAACCTCATTACCTTCGGTGCAATGCGCGCCCTGCGAGAGCTCGGTCTAAGCAACCGGGTGGCCCTGATTGGGTTCGATGACTTCACTCTCGCCGACATGATGGATCCCGGCGTGACCGTCATCGCGCAGCACCCCGAGCGGATCGGGAAGCTGGCAGCGGAGCGGCTGCTGGCCCGGATTGATGGCGACAATCAGGCCCCGCACACCTATGTCGTCCCGTCTGAGCTGATACAAAGGGGCTCCGGAGAGATTCGCCCCCCGGCCTGA
- a CDS encoding putative quinol monooxygenase, whose product MTKTLYAEFTVKPGSEARVAEMMLELTRHVRREPGNELFLPYTREENPREYFVFEVYRDEAAFQEHIGADYGARFNEELARHIEGDGSELTWLLPVE is encoded by the coding sequence ATGACCAAAACCCTGTACGCCGAGTTCACCGTCAAACCCGGCAGTGAAGCCCGCGTGGCAGAAATGATGCTTGAACTGACCCGGCACGTCCGGCGGGAGCCGGGCAATGAGTTGTTCCTTCCCTATACCCGCGAAGAGAATCCCCGGGAGTACTTTGTCTTCGAGGTCTACCGGGATGAAGCCGCCTTCCAGGAACACATAGGCGCCGATTACGGCGCCAGGTTCAACGAGGAACTGGCCCGCCACATCGAAGGTGACGGCTCGGAGCTGACCTGGCTCCTGCCGGTGGAATAG
- a CDS encoding GH32 C-terminal domain-containing protein gives MTTRRTHAVSALTLTGLTLASALAGSLPASAGTGPGDEPYRPAIHYTPEKNWMNDPNGLVFYKGVYHMYYQHNPSGNTWGNMSWGHAISKDLVHWEEQPLAISTDVQEDVFSGSIVVDKNNTSGLGTAEKPPLIAIYTSAYKDASPHRGLQAQSLAYSLDDGQTWTKYSGNPVLDRNSANFRDPKVFWYDNPAGGGYWVMTAVEATAHKVVLYKSANLKDWTALSEFGPANATGGQWECPDLFPLAVDGDKNNIKWVMVVNINPGGVAGGSAGQYFVGNFDGTTFTSETTKAVDTLPAGKVLAGFNDGTYNGWTVNNEPGNWKNGPFGDAPASGAIAGQSPVSGFDGPGLINSFNDGDWPLGSMQSPTFTVSDDYLNFLVGGGKHPRVSDKLDNTPPEGELKFNGFEVPAGTTLADSGWTGTGDLTPNFQPASSGGDFYIGAKRINTFETGTAPGDDRQGTLTSPEFPITKKFMSMLVGGGNRSAESGQILAVQLLINGKVVRSLAGDNSGVLNWKGWDVSEFAGQNAQLRVVDQATGGWGHLTLDHVMLTDTAAVPRSDEETVNLVVNGKVVRTATGNDSESLDWASWNVKEFVGQQAQIKVVDNNRFGWGHILADRFMASSTAATSRLQSYDWLDYGRDYYATVSIGNMPDNKRIMLGWMNNWDYANNIPTSPWRSAMALPREVDLTQTPDGPRLTQSAVKQTDKLAGKVSYKDNKGGPIPTGTHQLPAAASGQVQKIDITFAPGTATKSGITVLGDGNSSTVIGYDTMTGKAFVDRTKSGNTAFHPAFASIEDAPVTLDKNGNITMRVYLDRSSVEVFAQNGLRTITDQVFPNPGADKMTLFAEGGTAQLNSLTVTPLDKAMFLPEKK, from the coding sequence ATGACCACCCGCAGGACGCACGCCGTTTCTGCACTGACACTCACGGGACTGACGCTGGCCTCGGCACTGGCGGGTTCCCTGCCGGCGTCTGCCGGGACAGGCCCCGGGGACGAACCCTACCGGCCAGCCATCCACTACACGCCCGAAAAAAACTGGATGAACGATCCCAACGGACTCGTCTTCTATAAGGGCGTCTACCACATGTACTACCAGCACAATCCTTCCGGTAACACCTGGGGGAACATGTCTTGGGGCCATGCCATATCCAAGGACCTCGTCCATTGGGAGGAGCAGCCGCTGGCGATCTCCACCGACGTACAGGAGGATGTGTTTTCTGGCAGCATCGTCGTCGACAAAAACAACACTTCCGGACTCGGCACCGCAGAGAAACCCCCGCTGATCGCGATCTATACCAGCGCCTACAAGGACGCGTCCCCGCACCGTGGCCTCCAGGCGCAGTCACTGGCCTACAGCCTGGACGATGGACAGACCTGGACCAAATACTCCGGCAACCCTGTGCTGGACCGGAACTCCGCCAACTTCCGCGACCCCAAAGTGTTCTGGTACGACAACCCGGCCGGAGGCGGTTACTGGGTGATGACCGCTGTGGAAGCTACCGCGCACAAGGTTGTCCTGTACAAGTCCGCCAACCTCAAGGACTGGACCGCGTTGAGCGAATTCGGCCCCGCCAACGCCACAGGCGGGCAATGGGAATGCCCTGACCTGTTCCCGCTGGCCGTGGACGGCGACAAGAACAACATCAAATGGGTCATGGTCGTCAACATCAACCCCGGCGGTGTGGCAGGCGGCTCCGCCGGCCAGTACTTCGTGGGTAATTTTGACGGCACCACGTTCACCTCCGAAACCACCAAAGCCGTGGATACGCTTCCTGCCGGCAAGGTCCTGGCCGGATTCAACGACGGAACCTACAACGGCTGGACCGTCAACAACGAACCGGGCAACTGGAAGAACGGGCCCTTCGGTGACGCCCCCGCTTCCGGTGCCATTGCCGGCCAGAGCCCGGTGTCCGGATTCGACGGCCCGGGCCTGATCAATTCCTTCAACGACGGTGACTGGCCGCTCGGGTCCATGCAGTCACCAACCTTTACGGTCTCCGACGACTATCTGAACTTCCTCGTGGGCGGCGGTAAACACCCGCGAGTTTCCGACAAGCTGGACAACACGCCACCCGAGGGTGAGCTCAAGTTCAACGGCTTCGAGGTTCCTGCAGGGACCACGCTGGCCGACTCCGGCTGGACCGGAACCGGCGATCTGACACCTAACTTCCAGCCCGCTAGTAGTGGTGGGGACTTCTACATCGGGGCTAAGCGGATCAACACCTTCGAGACCGGCACCGCACCGGGCGATGACCGGCAGGGCACCCTGACATCACCGGAATTCCCCATCACCAAAAAGTTCATGAGCATGCTGGTCGGCGGCGGCAACCGCTCCGCGGAGTCCGGACAGATCCTGGCCGTCCAGTTGCTCATCAACGGCAAAGTGGTCCGCTCCCTGGCAGGGGATAATTCCGGAGTCCTGAACTGGAAGGGCTGGGACGTTTCCGAATTCGCGGGACAGAATGCACAGTTGCGGGTCGTTGACCAAGCTACCGGCGGGTGGGGCCACCTGACCCTGGACCACGTCATGCTCACCGACACGGCCGCTGTTCCCAGGTCGGATGAAGAAACCGTCAACCTAGTGGTCAACGGAAAGGTGGTCCGCACGGCCACAGGCAACGACAGTGAATCGCTCGATTGGGCATCGTGGAATGTCAAAGAATTCGTTGGCCAACAGGCACAGATCAAAGTCGTCGACAACAACCGATTCGGCTGGGGGCACATCCTCGCTGACCGGTTCATGGCGAGCTCCACAGCAGCGACAAGCCGACTGCAGTCCTATGACTGGCTGGACTACGGCCGTGACTATTACGCCACCGTATCCATCGGCAACATGCCCGATAACAAGCGGATCATGCTTGGCTGGATGAACAACTGGGACTACGCCAACAACATCCCCACCAGCCCCTGGCGCAGCGCCATGGCACTCCCCCGCGAGGTCGACCTGACGCAGACACCCGACGGCCCCCGCCTCACCCAAAGCGCCGTGAAGCAAACGGACAAACTCGCCGGAAAGGTCTCATACAAAGACAACAAGGGCGGCCCGATCCCCACAGGAACACACCAATTGCCGGCTGCCGCATCAGGCCAGGTCCAGAAAATCGACATCACCTTCGCCCCCGGTACCGCAACAAAATCCGGCATCACCGTCCTGGGCGACGGAAATTCATCCACCGTCATCGGCTACGACACCATGACCGGAAAGGCGTTCGTTGACCGGACAAAGTCCGGCAACACCGCCTTCCACCCGGCGTTCGCTTCCATAGAAGACGCCCCCGTCACCTTGGACAAGAACGGCAACATCACCATGCGGGTCTACCTCGACCGATCCTCAGTGGAAGTGTTCGCCCAGAACGGTCTGAGGACCATCACGGACCAAGTCTTCCCAAACCCCGGCGCCGACAAAATGACCCTCTTCGCCGAAGGCGGAACCGCACAGCTAAACTCGCTTACCGTTACACCGCTGGACAAGGCAATGTTCCTCCCCGAAAAGAAGTAA